Proteins found in one Planctomycetes bacterium MalM25 genomic segment:
- a CDS encoding Nitronate monooxygenase yields the protein MKMQRSDEPLIIQGGMGVAVSDWRLARAVARAGQLGVVSGTAVDTVLVRRLQLGDRGGHLRRALAEFPYPAMAERIVERYLVEGGVSDTAPLAHTSVMTHEPTQHELELTVAANFVEVFLAKEGHCGLVGINYLEKIQTPTLPSLFGAMLAGVDFVLMGAGIPRAIPGILDRLQDGLPVELPLHVEGATKEDHFVCRFDPMEFGNQEIPWLNRPKFLAIVASATLASMLARKSSGRVDGFIVEGPTAGGHNAPPRGKASLNERGEPVYGPRDVVDLEAIAGLGLPFWLAGSYGTPESLSQALDFGATGVQVGTAFAFCRESGFRGDLRQHVLDASQSEQVDIVTDPLASPTGFPLKVLQVEGSISEETVYSQRNRVCDLGYLRQGYRKEDGTLGWRCPGEPVRSFLHKGGELQETVGRKCVCNGLLASVGLEQRRNGGQHEKPLVTCGNEAAKVSRFLKEPEDTSYSAADVIDCLLAGVNTEPHTSA from the coding sequence ATGAAGATGCAACGCTCCGACGAGCCCTTGATCATCCAGGGTGGGATGGGAGTCGCCGTATCGGACTGGCGACTTGCCCGTGCGGTCGCTCGAGCGGGTCAGCTCGGCGTCGTCTCGGGGACAGCAGTCGATACGGTCCTCGTCCGGAGGCTCCAGCTAGGCGACCGGGGTGGCCATCTTCGGCGGGCTTTGGCCGAGTTTCCTTACCCGGCGATGGCAGAGCGGATCGTCGAAAGGTACCTCGTCGAGGGAGGCGTGTCGGACACGGCCCCGCTGGCCCATACCAGCGTGATGACCCACGAGCCAACGCAGCACGAGCTGGAGCTCACGGTCGCCGCCAACTTTGTTGAGGTCTTCTTGGCAAAAGAAGGCCATTGCGGGCTCGTTGGCATCAACTACCTAGAGAAAATCCAAACGCCAACGCTCCCCTCGCTTTTCGGGGCCATGCTGGCTGGTGTCGATTTCGTGTTGATGGGGGCGGGCATCCCGAGGGCGATCCCAGGGATCCTCGATCGGCTGCAAGACGGCCTGCCGGTCGAGTTGCCGCTGCACGTCGAGGGGGCGACCAAGGAGGATCACTTCGTCTGTCGATTCGACCCGATGGAGTTCGGAAATCAAGAGATCCCCTGGCTCAATCGGCCGAAGTTCTTGGCGATCGTCGCTTCGGCCACGCTCGCGTCGATGCTCGCCCGCAAATCGTCGGGCCGGGTGGATGGGTTTATCGTTGAGGGGCCAACCGCGGGCGGTCACAACGCACCACCACGCGGCAAGGCCTCGCTGAACGAACGTGGAGAGCCGGTCTACGGCCCCCGCGATGTCGTTGACCTGGAGGCGATCGCTGGGCTGGGGCTACCGTTCTGGCTAGCCGGTTCTTACGGAACGCCCGAGAGTCTAAGCCAGGCGCTCGATTTTGGTGCGACGGGGGTTCAGGTAGGAACCGCCTTCGCATTTTGCCGCGAATCGGGATTCCGCGGAGACCTCCGTCAGCATGTGCTCGACGCGAGCCAATCAGAGCAGGTTGATATCGTGACCGACCCGCTTGCCTCGCCAACCGGCTTCCCGCTGAAGGTCTTGCAGGTGGAGGGCTCGATTTCGGAGGAGACGGTCTACTCGCAGCGGAACCGCGTTTGTGACTTGGGCTACCTCCGCCAGGGCTATCGCAAGGAAGACGGAACCCTTGGCTGGCGATGCCCGGGAGAGCCCGTGCGGTCATTCCTCCACAAGGGGGGCGAACTCCAAGAGACGGTCGGGCGCAAGTGCGTCTGCAATGGCCTGCTGGCCAGTGTTGGGCTCGAACAGAGACGCAATGGAGGGCAGCACGAGAAGCCGCTGGTGACCTGTGGCAACGAAGCCGCCAAGGTGAGCCGGTTCCTCAAGGAACCAGAGGACACGTCCTACTCGGCTGCAGATGTCATCGACTGCCTGCTGGCCGGCGTGAACACCGAACCGCACACGTCTGCGTAA
- a CDS encoding iron-responsive transcriptional regulator, with translation MLSKTAEYALRAVACMGKDPGRPLAADALAKQTKVPRRYLTRVLQDLCASGLVRSRPGPGGGYELIRRTSKLTILDVVDTVDPIERIKRCPLGLKTHKKLCPLHSELDKAYAATQAAFAAVTIQQLVESSNPIIPLCEVG, from the coding sequence ATGCTCTCGAAGACCGCCGAGTACGCCCTGCGAGCCGTCGCCTGCATGGGGAAAGACCCTGGCAGACCTCTCGCGGCGGACGCCCTGGCAAAGCAAACCAAGGTGCCGCGGCGGTATCTGACCAGGGTGCTGCAAGACCTCTGCGCATCCGGCCTCGTGCGCTCCCGTCCAGGCCCCGGCGGTGGCTACGAACTGATCCGTCGCACGAGCAAGCTGACGATCCTCGATGTCGTTGACACGGTCGATCCGATCGAGCGGATCAAGAGATGCCCGCTGGGACTCAAGACCCATAAGAAACTGTGTCCGCTGCATTCGGAACTCGACAAGGCCTACGCAGCGACGCAAGCCGCCTTCGCCGCGGTGACCATCCAGCAATTGGTCGAGTCCTCGAACCCGATTATTCCTCTGTGCGAGGTGGGTTGA
- a CDS encoding DGC domain protein, protein MSCLAGVGAAKPMFLNKLCDREVWIIDGCPIHCSAGVLDRVAARADKHLRLHELGVKKNADQPEGADFDRLMDAVLGQVGSAW, encoded by the coding sequence ATGTCTTGCTTGGCGGGCGTGGGGGCCGCGAAGCCGATGTTCTTGAACAAGCTGTGTGACCGCGAAGTCTGGATCATCGACGGCTGCCCAATCCACTGCAGCGCGGGAGTACTCGATCGAGTGGCTGCGCGGGCCGACAAGCATCTACGCTTGCACGAGCTTGGCGTCAAAAAGAACGCGGACCAGCCCGAGGGCGCAGACTTCGATCGCTTGATGGACGCCGTGTTAGGGCAGGTCGGCTCAGCGTGGTAG